The Lutra lutra chromosome 15, mLutLut1.2, whole genome shotgun sequence genome includes a region encoding these proteins:
- the CHML gene encoding rab proteins geranylgeranyltransferase component A 2 yields MADQLPTEFDVVIIGTGLPESILAAACSRSGQRVLHLDSRSYYGGNWASFSFSGLLSWLKEYQQNSDIAEESTASWQGLIHETEEAVTLRKKDETIQHTEVFCYASEDVDDGVEEMEALQKSPSSATSSATPNPLHSACLSEETHSFHAASYETPAKDTPKSDGEVSLEVTDVEDTLAKEEYCGDETRIPAVSDGDKDGKKPVEKDSTDQPKRKKITYSQIVKESRRFNIDLVSKLLYSQGLLIDLLIKSNVSRYAEFKNVTRILAFREGKVEQVPCSRADVFNSKELTMVEKRILMKFLTFCLDYEQHPDQYQAFVQCSFSEYLQTKKLTPNLQHFVLHSIAMTESSCSTIDGLKATKNFLRCLGRFGNTPFLFPLYGQGEIPQCFCRMCAVFGGIYCLRHKVQCLVVDKDSGKCKAIIDHLGQRINAKYFIVEDSYLSEETCSNVRYKQISRAVLITDQSILKADSDQQISILVVPPVESGTCAVRVTELCSSTMTCMKDTYLVHLTCSSSKTAREDLESVVKKLFTPYNETEVDQEECTKPRLLWALYFNMRDSSGISRSSYEGLPSNVYVCSGPDCALGNEHAVKQAETLFQEMFPNEEFCPPPPNPEDIIFDGDDKQPEAPGTSNIIMAKVDSSEGSKNLESPEKHLQN; encoded by the coding sequence ATGGCTGACCAGCTTCCCACAGAGTTTGATGTGGTCATAATAGGGACGGGTCTGCCTGAATCCATCCTTGCAGCTGCGTGTTCAAGAAGTGGCCAGAGGGTTCTGCATCTTGATTCCAGAAGCTACTATGGAGGAAACTGGGCAAGTTTCAGCTTTTCGGGATTGCTGTCCTGGTTGAAGGAGTATCAGCAAAACAGTGACATTGCGGAAGAAAGTACTGCCTCATGGCAAGGCCTGATCCATGAAACAGAAGAAGCTGTCACTCTTCGCAAGAAGGACGAAACCATCCAACACACGGAAGTGTTTTGTTATGCCAGTGAGGATGTGGATGACGGTGTTGAAGAGATGGAGGCTCTGCAGAAAAGTCCTTCCTCAGCAACATCCAGCGCCACCCCTAACCCTCTGCATTCCGCATGTTTGTCTGAAGAAACACACTCATTCCATGCTGCCAGCTATGAAACGCCCGCCAAAGACACTCCAAAAAGTGATGGAGAAGTTTCACTGGAAGTAACTGATGTCGAGGACACCTTGGCAAAGGAAGAGTACTGTGGAGATGAAACCCGTATACCTGCAGTTTCAGATGGagataaagatggaaagaaacCCGTAGAGAAAGACAGCACTGACcaaccaaagagaaagaagatcACTTACTCTCAAATAGTTAAAGAAAGCAGGAGGTTTAATATTGATTTGGTATCAAAGCTGCTGTATTCTCAAGGATTGCTGATTGATCTCTTAATCAAATCAAATGTTAGTCGTTATGCAGAATTTAAAAACGTCACTAGGATTCTTGCGTTCCGTGAAGGAAAAGTAGAACAGGTGCCTTGTTCCAGAGCAGATGTCTTTAACAGCAAAGAACTCACTATGGTTGAAAAGAGGATACTGATGAAATTTCTTACGTTTTGTTTAGACTATGAACAACATCCTGATCAATACCAAGCTTTTGTGCAATGCTCGTTTTCAGAGTACTTACAAACTAAAAAATTAACTCCCAACCTCCAACATTTTGTGCTGCATTCGATTGCAATGACAGAATCATCTTGCAGTACAATAGATGGCCTTAAAGCAACGAAAAACTTCCTTCGCTGTCTTGGACGGTTTGGCAACACCccctttttatttcccttgtatGGGCAAGGAGAAATTCCCCAGTGTTTCTGCAGGATGTGTGCAGTTTTTGGTGGGATCTATTGTCTTCGTCACAAAGTTCAATGCCTGGTAGTTGACAAAGATTCTGGAAAATGTAAAGCAATTATAGATCACTTAGGTCAAAGAATAAATGCTAAATACTTTATTGTGGAGGACAGTTACCTTTCTGAGGAAACATGCTCAAATGTGCGGTATAAGCAGATCTCCAGGGCAGTGCTCATTACAGATCAGTCTATACTAAAGGCAGATTCAGATCAGCAGATTTCCATTTTGGTAGTGCCTCCAGTGGAATCAGGAACATGTGCTGTTCGTGTCACCGAATTATGTTCTTCGACCATGACGTGCATGAAAGACACCTATCTGGTACATCTGACCTGTTCATCTTCTAAAACAGCAAGAGAAGACTTAGAGTCAGTAGTGAAGAAATTATTCACCCCATACAATGAAACAGAAGTAGACCAGGAAGAATGTACAAAGCCAAGACTCTTGTGGGCTCTTTATTTCAATATGAGAGACTCCTCGGGCATCAGCAGAAGCTCATATGAGGGCTTACCTTCCAATGTTTACGTCTGCTCTGGGCCTGACTGCGCACTGGGAAATGAGCATGCAGTCAAGCAAGCTGAAACACTTTTCCAGGAGATGTTTCCCAATGAAGAATTCTGCCCCCCGCCTCCAAATCCGGAAGATATTATCTTTGATGGTGATGATAAGCAACCAGAGGCTCCTGGAACCAGTAATATAATCATGGCCAAAGTAGACTCCTCCGAGGGAAGTAAAAACCTAGAAAGCCCAGAGAAGCACCTTCAAAACTAG